The genomic stretch CCCTGTGAGTTGTGCGCTACTTCGCTGGCACGGCGGGGAAACCTCTTCGCGCGAGGGCATGGCGCGGCCTTCGGCTTCCCCTGCGCCCGCCGACGTGCTATCATGGCCACATGTCTGCCTGGAGGCTCGGGGGCAGCCGTCATGACGCGTCGGCTGCCCTGATTGTGTGTGGGAGTGTCATCGTGCTCTCGGCCCTGCTCCCGCCGAGCCCCAGCGGCTTCGGGACCCACCGCCGTCTCGTGCCCGTGCCGTGTGGCTTCCGGGCGCTCACGCGTGTGCCCTGTCCGTTCTGCGGCATGACCACCGGCTTCGCCTGGATGGCTCGCGGCCGCATACGCGAGGCTGCCAACGCCAACCTCATGGCCCCCATCGCCTTCATGGCCACGTGTCTGCTGGCCCTGCTGGGGCTGTACGGGGCTGTGACGAGGCGCGGCTGGCTGCCGGCAGCCCTGGCGCATCCGGCCTTCCCCCGGTGGCTCCTGGGCGTGATTCTGGTCTTCTGGCTCATCAACCTGACCCTGCATTTCGGGGGCTGGCATGTCTAGTCTGATCCACAACCTGAGGGCGGCGGCCAGTCGTCTCCCGACCCGGAAGCTGCCGCTCCTGGCCGGTCTGGCGGCCTTCGCGGTGGTTACGCTCGTGCTGATCCGCCTCGTGCCCGGCCCCGCGCCGCAGGCGCAAGCTCAGGTGTCCGCGGTGGAAGCGCCGGTCGCTGTGGCGGAAGCTCCTGTGGCCCTCCCTGCCACGCCGGCGGAGCAACCGGCCCTCACCGGCCAACTCACGCTCACCGACTTCCGCATCGTCGTGCCCCCCGGCTGGGAGCGCCGCCCGGACCTCGAGGAGCAGGGCCCCGGCACCAAGCTCTTCCTCGCCGGCCCCACGGTGGGCGACGGTCAGCTCTATCTCGGCATTGACGTCTACACCCTTCCCCATGGCATGAAGCTGGCGGACTTCATCAAGCGCTACAGCTCGCAGTGGGCGGGTACGGCAGGCCTGAGCGACAAGCCGGCCGCGCTGTGCGGCAAGCCCGCCCGGATGTTGGCCATGAGCGATGGGCGCGTGGACAAGCTCTTCCTGGTGGCGGTCTATGGCGACCGGGGCTATGTGATCGGCATGTTCGGCCCGACCGGCCAGGGCACGGCCAGCGTCAAGGCGTTCCAGGCCGTGGTGAACAGCTTCCAGTTCTACGGCTAGCCTGTAGTTCGGGCGTCCAGCCCGCCCCGCGTCCCGAGGATGAGAAGAGGAGGGCGCCCGTGGGACGGGGGCTTCCGCCCCCGCCTAGTGTGAGCCGCGCCTCCGGCGCTGGGCAGCGCCGTCCCCTCATCCCCTCATCCCCTCATCGCCTCATCGCCTCATCGCCTCATCCTCTCATCCTCTCATCCTCTCGTCCTCTCATCCGTCTCCCCATCCAGCCGTCTCAGAGGTCCACCTCCCCCCGACGGCGAACTTCCCCGCAGCCGTTCACCTCTCACGCCAGGGATGCCACATGGACACTGAGCGCCTCGCCGAGCTGTTTGCCGATCCGCCTGCCGCCTACCGCCCGATGATCTTCTGGGGCTGGAATGGCGACATCACGCCGGCAGGAATCGAGGAGCAGGTCGCCGACTTCGCCGCCAAGGGCTGCGGCGGGTTCTTCATCCACTCCATGGGGGAGAACTTCCGGCTCTGTGACTTCGTGCGCGGCATGACGCCACCGTACCTGTCGGATGAGTATTTCGGGCTCATTCGCCACGCCGTCGAGACTGCGCAGCGGCACGACCTGTACGCCTGGCTGTACGATGAGGGCGGATGGCCCAGCGGCACCGCGCAGGGGCATGTCGTGGAAGGCCATCCGGAGCTGAAGGGCAAGCGCCTCCACGCCCGGCGCGTGCGTACGCTGGACCTGCCCGCTCTCCCCGAGAACACGGTCGCTGCCCTCGGCCTCCCGGACATCGGTGTGCCCGAGCCCGTGGACCTGCGCGAGCTGTCTGAGGGCCTGTGGCCCTATGAGAACCTGATCCTGTTCACCGTCGCACCGGACGGCTACCCAGTGGACGTGCTCAACCCCGAGGCCGTGCGCCGCTTCATCACGGTGACCCACGAGCGCTACGCCGAGTGCGTGGGTGAGTTCTTCGGCAACACCATCCCCGGCATCTTCACCGACGAGACGAGCCTGGGCGGGCGACTGGGCGCTTCCGCTGCCCCGTGGTTCGGTGGGATACTGGAGATCTTGGCCGACCAGACCGGCCGCGACTTCCGCACCTACCTGCCCCTGCTCTTCTCCCGCGACTGTGTCGGCAGGGACGTGTTCGGCCGCTATTCGGACCACGAAATCGTCGCCGCCCGCTGCGAGTACTATGACCTGCTCACGCGCCGGTTTGGCGAGAGCTACTGGCAGCAGATCACCGACTGGTGCACCGCTCACGGCCTGATCCACACCGGGCACGTCGGCGGCGAGGACAACCTGCCTGACAACCTGTCCTTCGGCCACTTCTTCCGCACCGCCGGCGTGCTGCCCATACCGGGGGTGGACGTGATCTGGCGGCAGCTCTTCCCCGGTCAGAGGGTCTTCCCGTTCCCCCGCCTGGCCTCGTCGGCGATGAAGCAGGCCAGCGCGCGCGAGGGCTGCTCCGGACCAGAGGATAGCGCGGGCGAGGCCGCCCGCGCTACTGACTTTCCTGATCCCTGGGCCGGGTCGGTGCTGACCGAGAGCAACGCTGTCTACGGCTTCGGGCTGCACTACGGGCAGATGCGGTGGCTGCTGGACGTGCAGGCCCACTGCGGGGTGAACTTCTACGCGCCGATGGCCGTACAGTACACGACGAGTGACGGGCGGCTCTTCGGGACCATGAGCCATAGCGGCCACGGGAACCCGCTGTGGCCCACCTACCGGGTCTTCGCCGAGTATGTGGGGCGCCTGTGCATGCTCACCCGCCATGGCCGGGAGCAGGCGCACGTGGCCGTGTACTACCCGATCGAGGCCCTCTGGACGATCGACGGGACGGATGAGGCGTGGGCGAGCCTGCAGCACATCTGCGCCGTGCT from bacterium encodes the following:
- a CDS encoding DUF2752 domain-containing protein, which codes for MLSALLPPSPSGFGTHRRLVPVPCGFRALTRVPCPFCGMTTGFAWMARGRIREAANANLMAPIAFMATCLLALLGLYGAVTRRGWLPAALAHPAFPRWLLGVILVFWLINLTLHFGGWHV